One genomic window of Maribacter aquivivus includes the following:
- a CDS encoding DUF4260 domain-containing protein — MKNVLKLEEFALLILGIFMFGLLGYQWWWLPVLILTPDISMLGYLLGSKMGAVCYNVFHHRGVAILLYFVGIYFMLPIMQLIGTILFIHIAMDRIFGYGLKYDKGFKFTHLGEIGSKNG, encoded by the coding sequence ATGAAAAACGTATTGAAATTAGAAGAGTTTGCCTTATTGATTCTGGGTATTTTTATGTTCGGCTTATTAGGGTATCAATGGTGGTGGTTGCCAGTTTTAATATTGACCCCAGATATATCTATGTTGGGTTATTTACTAGGTTCAAAAATGGGCGCAGTTTGCTATAACGTTTTTCATCACAGAGGTGTAGCCATACTTTTATACTTTGTAGGTATCTATTTTATGTTGCCCATAATGCAATTAATAGGTACAATTCTTTTTATACATATAGCCATGGACCGTATCTTTGGCTACGGACTCAAATATGATAAAGGGTTCAAGTTTACTCATTTAGGAGAAATAGGAAGTAAAAATGGATAA